From the Solibacillus sp. FSL R5-0449 genome, one window contains:
- a CDS encoding N-acetylmuramoyl-L-alanine amidase — MSLRNLVVTVTIIFMAMFQLNTAYANTSFADVPSSNGAYNEINYLVNAGVIKGYTENGQTLYKPNTHVTRGQAAKMVVVATNNKPLTVTKSSFSDVTLGTELSGYVESAVELGFFSEQSKGKFGPNTPLTREEMSKVLAIAFKLNTAQTEKLEIPFKDIKPTYGYYPYIAAIYFNGITVEAEKYNPKNSVTRAQFASFIARASSEKYRLPLPVQGVNVPDVSTAIASAKANVNDLNVRTSASSSNASNILAKVNTGASFAVYEIQKDGWLKVSHEGRYAYVYKDYVDFIDESGKQLNKIQKHVYASGNIQTYEKRDIASNSVSTIAAKEKIAVYNTIGNWYVTLVNGIPAYVRVSQTVDSLQTEPVTPPTVEPEKPVVEEENNVPTPPANGGENEQPVTPPQQLLTNTVGKATVDALHIRESASGTARSLGQIKRGTLVEVHSLAGSWAKITYNGTNGYINKTYLQLLNQKGSAVKDRIIVLDPGHGGKDPGAVSKNAREKEVVLKVANLVKQKLEKDGATVKMTRSGDTYPSLEDRVRYAKNENGEIFISLHANAAAKESANGTETFYSVTSNANEKEDLALATAINNEIVKNAKMYNRGVKRADYVVIKGNVMPAVLVELGFITNTADREKLISDEYVEIFAQSIYNGIVQYYTK; from the coding sequence TTGTCTTTGCGCAATCTTGTCGTGACGGTGACAATCATCTTCATGGCAATGTTCCAATTGAATACGGCATATGCTAATACTAGCTTCGCCGATGTCCCTTCTTCAAACGGGGCGTATAATGAAATAAACTATTTAGTAAATGCTGGTGTCATAAAAGGGTATACGGAAAATGGTCAAACTCTTTATAAACCGAATACTCATGTAACCCGAGGACAAGCTGCTAAAATGGTCGTTGTTGCAACGAATAACAAGCCTTTAACTGTTACGAAGTCTTCTTTTTCTGATGTGACATTGGGGACAGAGCTGTCGGGTTATGTAGAAAGTGCCGTGGAGTTAGGATTTTTCTCTGAGCAATCTAAAGGGAAATTTGGACCGAACACGCCTTTGACTCGAGAAGAAATGAGTAAAGTGCTGGCCATTGCCTTTAAATTAAATACAGCTCAAACAGAAAAGCTGGAAATTCCTTTTAAAGATATTAAACCGACATATGGCTATTATCCATACATCGCGGCAATTTACTTTAATGGTATTACGGTGGAAGCTGAGAAATATAATCCGAAAAATTCGGTAACACGTGCGCAGTTTGCTTCATTTATCGCTCGTGCCTCTTCTGAAAAATATCGTTTGCCATTACCTGTTCAAGGTGTGAACGTACCGGATGTTTCAACAGCAATTGCTTCTGCTAAAGCGAATGTTAATGATTTAAATGTCCGTACGTCGGCATCTTCTTCAAACGCATCAAATATTTTAGCGAAAGTAAATACAGGAGCATCGTTCGCCGTTTATGAAATCCAGAAGGACGGTTGGCTGAAGGTCTCCCATGAAGGACGCTATGCCTATGTTTACAAGGATTATGTAGATTTTATAGATGAATCCGGTAAGCAACTTAATAAAATACAAAAACACGTTTATGCATCGGGAAATATCCAGACATATGAAAAGCGTGATATTGCTTCAAATAGTGTAAGCACGATTGCAGCAAAAGAGAAAATTGCTGTATATAATACGATCGGCAATTGGTATGTAACGTTAGTAAATGGTATCCCTGCGTATGTTCGTGTTTCTCAAACCGTGGATTCATTGCAGACAGAACCAGTTACCCCTCCGACAGTAGAGCCGGAAAAACCGGTAGTGGAAGAGGAAAATAATGTGCCGACGCCTCCTGCAAATGGCGGTGAAAACGAACAACCGGTTACCCCGCCGCAACAGCTATTGACGAATACGGTTGGTAAAGCGACAGTTGATGCCCTGCACATTCGTGAGTCGGCTTCAGGTACTGCGCGTTCACTTGGTCAAATTAAGCGAGGAACACTAGTGGAAGTCCATTCATTAGCCGGCAGCTGGGCTAAAATCACATATAACGGTACTAACGGTTATATTAATAAAACGTATTTACAACTGCTTAATCAAAAAGGATCGGCTGTAAAAGATCGTATTATTGTTCTTGATCCTGGTCATGGCGGTAAAGACCCGGGTGCTGTTAGTAAAAATGCACGTGAAAAAGAAGTCGTTCTAAAAGTTGCGAATCTAGTAAAGCAAAAGCTTGAAAAAGATGGTGCAACAGTAAAAATGACGCGTTCTGGTGATACATATCCTAGCTTAGAGGATCGTGTTCGATACGCTAAAAATGAGAACGGTGAAATTTTTATCAGCCTTCATGCAAATGCAGCAGCAAAGGAATCGGCAAATGGTACGGAAACGTTCTACAGTGTTACTTCCAATGCAAATGAAAAAGAAGATTTAGCGTTGGCAACAGCCATTAACAATGAAATCGTTAAAAATGCGAAAATGTACAACCGTGGTGTAAAGCGCGCAGACTATGTTGTTATTAAAGGAAACGTAATGCCTGCTGTTTTAGTGGAGCTTGGTTTCATTACAAATACTGCGGATAGAGAAAAGCTTATTTCTGACGAGTATGTCGAAATATTTGCCCAGTCTATTTATAACGGCATTGTGCAATATTATACGAAATGA